In a genomic window of Amblyomma americanum isolate KBUSLIRL-KWMA chromosome 4, ASM5285725v1, whole genome shotgun sequence:
- the LOC144127842 gene encoding uncharacterized protein LOC144127842 isoform X2 codes for MLNTIRPQPAAAASPFCQQLMYHSVERVIAKTRKGYLIHWKGYSTWHCTLEPKRNLNEACPREFTSPRKPSNQRLQSASEELSNWRR; via the exons atgctgaacaccattcgtccacagCCAGCAgctgcagcctcacctttctgccagcaactgatgtaccactccgtcgagagagtcatcgcgaaaacg cgcaaaggatacctgatccattggaaagggtactccacatggcattgtaccctggagcctaagaggaatctcaacgaggcctgtccgcgcgagttcacatccccaaggaaaccatcgaatcaacgcctccagtctgcctctgaagagcTGTCCAACTGGCGTCGATaa